One Nicotiana sylvestris chromosome 12, ASM39365v2, whole genome shotgun sequence genomic window carries:
- the LOC104239856 gene encoding putative B3 domain-containing protein REM15, which yields MTSMKKVPPKKSHFFKPILPGFKNGLKIPVGFLKYLKGHDNVHAILRRGGKKWVMKVNGRRMEDGWTEFAEEHDLQLGDMLVFRHEGNMEFNVSIFGSSCCEREYAAYMQEDEDEEEETPKKFDLEEKVKANIRTSGKAFPNAEAANKGMHLSPSHLICTIKPYCLTKYFLRIPRQFALDNRLNNRKCTIIMRDELRSWTCSLHTNGNTYIGRGWHEFCTDKCLKEGDRVMFEIVSNGETPIFKFHGNFSYDIVVSIKKLDLRGSPSLHPEVKKNYLDAKRIKTMDATSPKVQVPASTSADANPHFISTIKPYTIKHHVLYLPLAFVKSNGLMNRHCEMILVNEKRRSWSVQLGQMGHHFGIKRGW from the exons ATGACATCCATGAAAAAAGTTCCTCCAAAGAAATCTCATTTTTTCAAACCAATTCTGCCTGGTTTCAAGAATGGCCTT AAAATTCCTGTAGGTTTCTTAAAGTATCTGAAGGGACATGATAATGTACATGCAATACTGAGAAGGGGTGGTAAGAAGTGGGTGATGAAGGTGAACGGCCGTCGAATGGAAGATGGTTGGACAGAGTTTGCAGAAGAGCATGATTTGCAATTGGGAGATATGTTGGTATTTAGACATGAAGGTAATATGGAGTTTAATGTTTCCATATTTGGTTCAAGTTGTTGTGAGAGAGAATACGCGGCGTATATGCAAGAAGACGAGGATGAAGAGGAGGAGACTCCCAAGAAATTTGATTTGGAAG AAAAAGTAAAGGCTAACATCAGGACATCAGGCAAGGCTTTCCCCAATGCAGAAGCTGCTAATAAGGGCATGCATCTCAGTCCCTCTCATCTCATTTGTACAATCAAACCTTATTGCCTTACAAAGTATTTTCTG CGCATTCCGAGACAATTTGCACTAGATAACAGACTCAACAACAGGAAATGCACGATAATTATGAGGGACGAGCTAAGGTCATGGACATGTAGTCTGCATACAAACGGAAATACCTACATTGGACGTGGATGGCATGAATTCTGCACTGACAAGTGCTTAAAGGAAGGAGATCGCGTAATGTTTGAGATAGTTTCCAATGGAGAAACACCTATATTTAAATTTCATGGCAA TTTCAGTTATGACATTGTTGTTTCAATTAAAAAACTAGATTTGAGAGGAAGTCCATCCCTCCATCCTGAAGTAAAGAAGAACTATTTGGATGCTAAAAGAATTAAGACCATGGACGCGACTTCTCCAAAAGTACAAGTACCTGCTTCAACATCTGCTGATGCTAACCCTCATTTTATATCTACTATTAAACCTTACACCATCAAACATCATGTTTTG TATCTTCCATTGGCTTTTGTGAAATCAAATGGCTTGATGAATAGACACTGTGAGATGATTCTTGTCAATGAAAAACGGAGATCATGGTCAGTGCAGCTAGGGCAAATGGGACATCACTTTGGAATTAAAAGGGGATGG